From one Lotus japonicus ecotype B-129 chromosome 3, LjGifu_v1.2 genomic stretch:
- the LOC130749184 gene encoding uncharacterized protein LOC130749184: MCPLRIILVFLFATLAGFFVLRNLRAPLVDDGDDVVSTLLANPKVADSSKDSSNGNSKVRAAIESGFWTFVDMASGRYLWRNMVSSSAKRSS, from the exons ATGTGTCCTCTGAGGATCATTCTGGTTTTCTTGTTCGCAACTCTCGCCGGTTTCTTCGTTCTCAGAAACCTCCgagct CCACTGGTTGACGACGGTGACGACGTTGTTTCTACCCTTCTGGCGAACCCCAAAGTTGCAGATTCTTCAAAGGATTCTTCAAATGGAAATTCCAAG GTTAGGGCTGCAATAGAATCTGGGTTCTGGACCTTCGTGGACATGGCCAGTGGGCGTTACCTTTGGAGGAACATGGTCTCATCCTCCGCAAAGCGCTCCAGCTGA
- the LOC130742430 gene encoding uncharacterized protein LOC130742430, whose amino-acid sequence MDCTYKTSKYKLPLLEIVGLTSTDKTYSIAFCYIGSETTEDYIWALECMKSLISDQSRLPRVIVTDRDLALLSAASQSLPTTTHLLCLWHINKCVLAKCKEYVGTDDFAQEVMDKWAELVDAPTVPEFEAHWIELFNMCKHKHKLKFATYCSTTWLVHKQKFAKAWTNHVMHFGTTTSNRAEGAHASLKLMLRNSKGDLATSWDASHSLTTNRHTEIVASFERSMNKIDHLFKTPFYTNIRGFVSIKCLKLIDAELTRMRASGGRCDCLLRETHGLPCGCQLADYERIPYEAIHPFWKSLSWEHVPVADTGSSDICGLNHGEMHPEVEALTRYFHSLDTGGQSMVRRKLQAIYCPERSTLCTPELRIKSNRTPKLKESKQPKGRAIGSLTCDPSAFELTDKKIKEEMKSSQPAKRKKRVKKSDTSHFMCNFPTFLHPYIGTITDVEDDGNCGYRSIAALMGHSAGQDGWPWVRATLIQELETNVLMYNRMWGTDVVNALHNRLTLPIGDPATPDKWFQLPEMGYLVATKYQLVLVSLSSMGCNTYFPLIGAGPRDEHSVIAIGHVINHWVQLQLTAGHPMPTIAPQWDWHADLASKYWRNLYRPRLDMYDAQFHAWLGAFSGHADYVDITTD is encoded by the exons atggattgcacatacaagaccagcaaatacaaactacccttgctcgagattgttggcctgacctccacggataaaacatactcaatagcattctgttacattggcagtgagaccacagaggactacatttgggcattggagtgtatgaagtctctgatTTCCGACCAATCCAGGTTGCCTAGAGTGATTGTGACGGACAGAGATCTTgctttattgagtgctgcttcacaaagccttcccaccaccacccatttactatgcttgtggcacatcaacaagtgtgttttggcaaagtgcaaagagtatgttggcacggatgattttgctcaagaggttatggacaagtgggccgaattggtagatgctccaacagttccagaatttgaagctcattggattgaattgtttaacatgtgcaagcataaacacaagttgaaatttgccacttattgttctactacatggttggtccacaagcagaaatttgccaaggcatggacaaatcatgtgatgcattttggaacaacaacaagtaacag ggctgaaggtgcacatgccagcttgaagttgatgttgcggaacagtaagggtgacctggccacatcatgggatgcgtcgcatagtttgaccaccaatcgccacactgagatagtagcatcgtttgagcgcagtatgaataaaattgatcaccttttcaagacccctttctacacaaatattagGGGATTTGTGTCAATCAAATGCCTGAAACTCATTGATGCTGAACTGACAAGAATGCGAGCCTCCGGCGGCAGATGCGATTGcttattgagagagactcatggactaccttgcggttgtcaacttgcag attatgagaggattccgtacgaggccattcatccattctggaagagcctaagttgggagcatgtacctgttgcagatactggcagctcagatatttgcggactaaaccatggagagatgcacccagaagttgaggcactgacacgttatttccattctttggatactggagggcagagtatggtaaggaggaagcttcaagcgatatattgtcctgaaaggagtacactatgtactcctgagcttcggataaagtccaaccgcactcctaagttgaaggagagcaaacaacccaagggtcgagcaataggatccttgacttgtgatccttcagcgtttgaacttactgacaagaagattaaagaggaaatgaagtcttcacaaccagcaaagaggaagaagcgtgtgaagaagtctgatacaagccatttcatgtgtaactttccaacctttctccatccatatattggcacaattacagatgttgaggatgatggtaactgtggctatagatccATTGCTGCATTAATGGGGCATTCCGCCGGTCAGGACGGTTGGCCTTGGGTTAGGGCTACATTGATACAAGAACTTGAGACCAATGTGTTAATGTATAATAGGATGTGGGGCACAGATGTTGTTAATGCCTTACATAATCGTCTCACTCTTCCTATTGGTGACCCGGCCACCCCTGACAAATGGTttcaactgccagagatgggataccttgttgcCACAAAGTACCAATTGGTTCTCGTATCCTTATCCTCTATGGGTTGTAACACATACTTTCCACTGATAGGAGCCGGCCCACGAGATGAGCATTCTGTTATAGCTATTGGACATGTGATAAATCACTGGGTACAG CTCCAATTAACTGctggacatcctatgccgaCTATTGCTCCCCAGTGGGATTGGCACGCTGATCTTGCCTCCAAATACTGGAGGAACCTATATCGTCCACGTTTAGACATGTATGATGCACAATTCCATGCTTGGCTTGGTGCTTTTAGTGGTCATGCGGACTATGTGGACATCACCACAGATTGA